Sequence from the Catenuloplanes indicus genome:
CGCAGACGCTCCAGCAGATCGGCCGCCCGCAACGTGCCCGAGACAGCGAGCGCCCGCAGGTGCGGGCCGAAGACCACGAGTAAGCCGGGATCGAGCTTCAGGTCAAAGGCGATCCGCAGGAGCGGACCGGACACGGCCAACCCGATCCGGCCCGCGGCGACCGCGACGTCGTCCGGCACCCGGTCGATGACCTGGATCCAGTCGACCAGAGCCGCCGCACTCAAATCTTCGGCTCCGGGCTGATGCTGCAACGCGGACAGCCGGGCCGGGGTAAGCGCGATCTCCGCATCGTCCCGCAACCGCTGCCAGCGACCCGGGTCGACGCCGTCCGGTGCGGGCGCGGACTCGCGGTGGTCGTAGCCGGGCGGGGCGGTCGGGACGGACCGGAGCGGGACGAGCACACGCACCGCCGTGGCCACGTCGAGCAGCACCTCGACCGCGCCGTCCGTCTTCATCACCGTACCGTCGGTCAGCGTGACCTCAAGGTCACCACGGACCACCGCCCGATACTGCCCACCGATCCGGACCATGACGAACGCAGACCCGACGCGCAGCCGGAACACCGAACCGGCACCTGAATCCATACCGGACAGTCGTTCGGTCAAGAAGCGCTGGGCTTCCTGACGCTGCCGCACATTCATCAGAGCCAGCGTCTGTGGCGCGACGGCCCCGACGACAGCCTGTCCGCCCGCCCACACCTCCGGGTCGAGCACGACGGTGTCGTCGACCGGGAAAGCCGGCGGTTCCGGGCCGGTCAGCAGCGTGGGCGGGTTCTGGACCGTCACCTGCTCCCACACACCGAGCGGGCCGATCTCCACCGGCTCGCCAAGGCCCTCGATCCGCACGCCGAGCTCGAGCCGGCCGCCGTAGCTGACGTTGCGCGCGGTGACCGATTCGGGCCGGTAGGTACCGACACGCCGGGCCGACAGCACGATCGAGGCGCCACGCAGGGCTTCGGGTACCCCCGTTCCGGCACCTCCGTCGGGCAGCAGCCGCAGTCCGCCGTCGAGCAGCGTCCCCGCGAACCCGGCCAGTTCGTCCGTGGCGAGCCAGGCGGTGAGCGCATCGCCGGCCGCGTGGCCCGCGGGCCGCCAGCCCGGCCACGCCACTTCGGCCGGGCTCAGCAGTGCTTCGAGCCGCTCGATCACGGCATCGGCCAGCAAGTCCCGGCCGTCCGTACCGGGTGCGACCGCGATCGGGCGCGTCACCAGGGTCTCCGCACCGGCGGCATCCAGCCGGCCGGCCCGGATGCCGGTGGTAGGCGGCCGGCCCGCCGGGGTCAACGGCTGATACCGGTTCGCCGTGCCCGTCTCCGTCCGCACCATCGAGACCCCGACGAAGACGTCAGGGGCGTCGATCCGCCCGAACTGCTCTACCGAGCCGTCCTGGTGCACGAGGTGCAGGTGCACGTCCAGCATGCCACCCGCATCCGGCGCACCGGCGGCGACGGCAACGGCCGCACCGGCGGCGATGGCCCGGTCCCGGGAGTCCTGCGGAGCGCCGACCGGTTGCAGGCCGACCAGGAGCTCGGGCGAGACGCGTGGGTCGCGGCCGGCCGCCGGCCTGGTCTGCTGGACGCCGCCCCGGTAGCCGCGGCTGACCGGCCTGTCCAACAGCGCGGCCACCATCGATGCGGACTCCGGCGGCACGCCTGCCGGGCGCAGCACCACGCCGTTCGGGTCGATCACGACAGCTCGCGCGTACGTTGCCGGGTCGTGCCCGAACGGCGCGGCTCCGGTCCGGACCGTCCCGTCCGGATCGACCAGGTTGGTCCAGGCGATCTGTCCACCCAGGGTGTGGTAGGCCAGATAGACGTGGCCGAACGCGGTGTGCGGCCGGTCGACCAGCACCACCGCGGCGGACTTCGGGCCGGCCGCGGACAGCCGGTCGTGCAGGTCCTGCCAGCCGCCGATCCGGGTGAAGTCCTCCCGGTCGCCGAGCCAGCGTTCCGCCGCCGAGCCCAGAGCCCCTTCCTCACGGGTACGCGGCACCCGTACCCGGTGAGCGAACACGCTGTCCGGGAACAGGCGGCCGGTCAGGTCACGGACCAGGGCGAGGCACTCGGCGAGCGTGCGGTCACCGGTGCTCTCCGCCCGGCGGGCGCCGTCCGACAGCACCTCCCGGAACAGCGCATCCAGCTCGGTGACGGTGGCCGCGCGGCTTCGCGGATCGGTCCACGGATGCCCCGTCTCGGGCGACTCCGGCAGGACCGCCTCGATGCCGGACAGGCCGGCCAGGTCGTGCCAGTGCACCGGGTCGATCCGGTCGCCGGGCACCGGCACGAACGCCAGCTCATCCGGCCGGTCCAGCAGGCCCAGCGTGCGGCCCAGCGCCTGCCGCGTGGTCGTGCTGTCCAGCGCGGCCCGCGGCACCACGACCGCGCTCCGGCCGTTCGGTACAGGTGCATCCCACGCCCGCAGGTACGCCGCCAGGTCAAGGCTTGCAGGTGTGTTACCGGGGTGGTAGTAGACCCGCGCCCCGGGCAGAGGCATGAGCATGCCGTCGCGGCAGACGATGTCGAACAGGGGCGCGATGGTCAATGGATGACTCCTAGGCGGACGACCGGTATACAGCTGACGTCACAGCCGTCCGCCGGGTTCATTTTCTGATCAGGGACATGTGGTGACGTCAAGCGCGGCCTGACCGAGCACGTCGCGGTGCCCCTCCAGCTGCTGCGCCCAGCCCTGCGGCACCCGGACGTAATCGGTGCGGCTGCCCTTGCCCGGCAGGTAGTCCTCCGTTCAATGCCGGTGCGGCAAAACAACCCGGCCTCCTCATGATCGATCGCGCTCGACCGACCTTCGCCGGGTCCTCGGCGATCGCGTCCGCGGCAGCCGCACCAGGTCGATGGCCGCTTCGAAGACCGCCCGGCGCCCCGGCCGACCGGCGTGACCGTCCTCGCCGGCCCGCTGCCGGCCGCCGCCGGCTTCGTGCTCCGGTCCTCGCCGGCGCCCTTACCCACGTCGCCCACCGGCAGCCGGTCCGGCGCCGGTGGCGGAGCGCGTTCGCGCTCCCCCGTGCGACCTGCGACCGAGACGCGACCGCGGTCCGGCCCGACGCGTCGGGCACGGTGACTGTAACGCCGCGCCCGACGCGCTGCCGCAGGGGGGACGACCGCACATCCGGCGGTCCCGGCACCGCAGGCTGAGCCGGTCAGCACCGGCCCACACCCACGACACCGCGTACGCCGGTGCCTCCTACCCGGCACCGGCAGTGCGTCAGGCGGCCGGGGTCTCGGCGGTGGCGACGACGGTGGCGCGGGCCAGGGTGTGCCCGCCCATGGTGAAGCTCAAGTAGGCCGGGGTGCTCTCGGCGGGCACGCCGAGGTCCTCGACGTCCAGGGCGTGCACGGTGATGAAGTAGCGGTGCTCGCCGTCCCCGGCGGGCGGGGCGGCGCCGATGTACTGCGGCAGCCGGGCGTCGTTGGGCAGCTGGACCGCGCCCTGCGGCAGCCCGTCGCCGGAGCCGGCCCCGGCGGGCAGCGCGGTCACGGCGGCGGGGATGTCGAAGACGGCCCAGTGCCAGAAGCCCGACATCGTCGGTGCGTCGGCGTCGAAGACGGTCACCGCGTAGCTCCTGGTGCCCGCCGGTGCGCCGGACCAGGTCAGGTCGGGCGAGACGTCCTGGCCGCCGGGGACGCCGAAGGCGCCGGACCGCTGGGCCAGGGGCAGGGGCTTGCCGTCGACGGCCACGGCGCTGGTGACGTCGAAGGCCGGCACCGGGGGAAGACGGTCGAACGGGTTCATGGTGTGGCTCTCCCGAGGGAAGTGGTGTGCCTTGCGAACACCGGTAAGCCTGCGACCCGCGGCGCCGGGCAGGGAGGTCCTCGGCAAACTGGTACTCGGAGTACCCCCGTGCAGGCGCACCGATCGCGCAGACTGAAAGGCGTGCCCTCGCCCCGCTCCGCCAGCCGGCCTGAACTGTCCGCCTTCCTGCGGGCCATGCGCTCGCGCGTACGGCCCGCCGACGTGGGACTGCGCGAGTTCGGCCGGCGTCGCACGCCGGGTTTGCGGCGTCAGGAGGTCGCGGAGCTCGCCGCGGTGAGCATCGACTGGTACATCCGGCTCGAGCAGGGCCGGGTCGGCGTGCCGGGCGCCGCCGTGCTGGACGCGGTGGCGCAGGCCCTGAAGCTGTCCGAGACCGAGCGGCATCACCTGCACCTGATCGCCCGCGGCGAGGCCCCGCCGGGCCGGCACGTGCCCGCCCCGGCGAGCGAGTCGTTGCGCACGATGCTGCACAGCATGCCGATGACCCCCGCCTGGATCGTCGACCTCCGCTTCGACATCCTGGCTCACAACGCCGCCGCGGCGGCCTTCTTCGGCCCCGGCTTCGGCGTCGGGAAGAACGCGACGTTGCCGCTTTTCCTCGACCCGGGCGCCCGGGAGTTTCAGCTGGACTGGTCCCGGATCGCCCGCGAGCACGTCGGCAACCTGCGCGCCAACCTGGCGCGGCACCCCGGCGACCCGCGTCTGCTGGAGCTGGTCACCGAGCTGCGCCGGCAGAGCGGCGACTTCGCCGCCTGGTGGGACGACCAGACCGTGCAGGAACGCACGAACGGCACCAAACGCATCCTGCACCCGACCGGCGGGGTCGTGCACGTACGTTATGACGTGCTGGCCGTGCAGGACGGCTCCGAACAGCGTCTCTCGGTCATCACCCCGGCCGACGCGCAGGCGGAGAACGCGTTGCGGGCCATCGTCTTCGCGCAGAGCGGGCTGCGCGCCGTGCCCTGACGCGGCGGCTGACGGCCGGTCCCCGTCCGAGCGCTACGCCTGCCCGGTACGCGGGGCGGCCTCGAAACCGGAACACTCCGCACAAACAATGCGCTTCCGACTGTATCGATGATCAAACATTTGCACCGTCAAAGGCCTTCCGTGACGCACCCCATGCGCTTCAGTGTGAACGTGAGCGGCTCGATCCCCGAGTTGCGGAAGAACGCCCGCCGCGCCGAGCAGATCGGGTTCGACGTCGTCGTCACACCCGACCACCTCGGCATGGCCGCCCCGCTGCCCTCGCTGGTCGCGATGGCCGAGGCCGCGCCGACGCTCCGGGTCTCGACCCATGTCCTCAACACGTCGTTCTATCGGCCCGCACTGCTCGCACGCGACCTCGCCGCCGTCGACTCGGCCACTGACGGGCGGCTCATCATCGGTCTGGGCGCCGGCTACAGCGGAGCCGAGATCCGGGCCGCCGGTCTGCCGTTCCCGGCAGTGGGCGCTCGCATCGACCACCTCGTCGAGCACGTCGACGAGATCCGCCGCTGCCTGTCCGACCCCGGCTACGTCCCCGCACCGGTGCAAACTCCGCCGCCGATCCTGATCGGCGGCAGCGGGGACCGCCTGCTGACGGCGGCCGCCCAGCACGCTGACATCGTGGACATCTCGTACGTGGGCGGACGCGACCAGCTCGCAGAACGTGCCGGCTTCGTCCGGGAGCAGGCCGGTGCACGCGCCAAGGACGTCGAACTGGCGTACACCTTCGTACAGATCGGTCTTGACGACCCCGATGATCTGTCCGTGCTACGCGCTGTCGCGCCGCACCTGCCGGACGAGGAGTTGTACGCGACGCCGACGCACCTGGTGGGCCCGATCGACGCCGCTGCCGATCAGGTGCGGTCGCTTCACGAGGAACTCGGCTTCAGCTACTTCACCTTTCTCGTACAGCCCACGGTGAACTGGCACAGTCTCGAGAAGCTGCTCGCGGCGCTCCGGTAGTGGCGGTACCGGTCACCGAGTGAGCTGCCGGCCTCCTGGCAGAGACCCCGGCGGGTGACAGATCGTCCCGCCACGGCAGGCCGACCGGTCCGGCGGCGCTCGCGTCTCACCGACGCTGATCGGCCGGGGCACCGGCCCGCGGCGGGTGCGGTGCCGCCAGGCTGGCGAGCAGGGTCAGCTTGTCCTCGTCGGCCGAGCCCGGTTCGGCGGTGCAGACGCACATCTGCCGGGCCAGGCCGACGGAGACCGGCAGGCCGAGCGAGTGGTAGCTCACGCTCAGGCGCCCGGCCTCCGGATGCCGGAAGATCTTGGTGCCGCGGGCGTGGAGGAGAATGTTGTGCGTGTTCCACCGGGCCCGGAAGCCGGCGCTGGCGGTGGTCAGCTCACCGACCAGCTCCCGCGTTTCGATGTCGTGCGGGCTGCGTCCGGCCTCCGTGCGCAGCGAGGCCACGAGCATGTCACCCGTGAGGTTCCAGTTGCCGTAGAAGTCACGAGCACCGGGATCGAGGAAGTGGTAGCGCACGAGGTTCGGACGGCCGCTCTCACGCGTGGTGGCGCTGCTGAACATCGGTGCGTAGAGCGCGCGGGCCAGCGAGTTCGCCGCCAGGACGTCATGGCGCTCGTCGGTGACCAGCGCGGCGGACAACGTCATGCTGTCCAGCAGCCATTGCACGGTCGACGGCAGAGGTGACGCCGCGGCCACGGTGCGGTTCGCCGGCCGGGCCGCGTGGGCCAGGTCGAACAGGTAGGACCGTTCCTCGTCGTCGAGTTGCAGGACGCGGGCCACGGCGTCGAGCACGGTCTGGGAGACACCGCGGATGTGGCCCTTCTCCAGGCGGGTGTACCAGTCGACGCTGACCCCGGCGAGCATGGCGACCTCCTCCCGCCGAAGCCCCGGCACGCGTCGCTGTCCGCTGACCGGAAGCGCGACCTGGTCCGGGCTGATCCGCGCGCGCCGGCTGACGAGGAACTCACGCACGTCAGCGCGATTACCGGACGGGGACAGGCGGTGGTCGCTCACGTCGTCAGTCTAGGAACGCCATCCGGCTGGAAGGGGGTCGAGATTCTCCCCCCGATGAACCGGCCCTGCCGCCGTCCGGAACAAGGCACTTGTATGGCTTTCGTCCCCCCGTACGCTCGATCATCGGTTTGGAGCGCGACCCATGTTCACCACTCGTGCCCGTTGGCTGGCCGGCGGCATCGTCGCCGCGCTGGTCCTCTCGCCGTCCGTACCGGCCGGCGCTCACTACCGCAGGCCCGTAGGCCGCTACGTGGTCCCCGGCGACCGGGCCTACCCGGAGGGCATCGTCCGCGAACCCGGCACGCCGTACTTCTACGTCGGCGGCATGACCGACGGAACGATCTGGCGGGGCCGGATCGACCAGCCGCGCCTGGAGGTCTTCCTGCCGGGCGGGCAGGACGGCCGTACCAGCGCGGTCGGCATGAAGATCACGCAAGGCCGGCTGGTGGTGGCGGGCGGTACCACCGGCAAGGTCTTCGTCTACCGCACCCGAGACCGGCAACTGCTGCACGTCTTCGACTCCGGCGCGCGCGACGGTCTGGTCAACGACGTGGCCGTCGCGCCGAACGGGGATGCCTACGTCACTGACTCGTTCCGCCCGGTCCTCTACCGGATCACCGCGGCCCAGCTGGCGAAGCGGGAGATCGATCAGCCGCTCAGAACCCATGTGGACTTCGCCGGTACGCCGGTCCGGTACGACACGGGCGTCAACGAGGAGGGCATCAACGGCAACGGACTCGTCGTGACCCCGGACGGGCGATTCGTGCTCATGGCCGACACCAACTCGCAGGCGTTCTACCGGATCAGCACCCGCACCGGGGCCGTC
This genomic interval carries:
- a CDS encoding TIGR03621 family F420-dependent LLM class oxidoreductase, translated to MRFSVNVSGSIPELRKNARRAEQIGFDVVVTPDHLGMAAPLPSLVAMAEAAPTLRVSTHVLNTSFYRPALLARDLAAVDSATDGRLIIGLGAGYSGAEIRAAGLPFPAVGARIDHLVEHVDEIRRCLSDPGYVPAPVQTPPPILIGGSGDRLLTAAAQHADIVDISYVGGRDQLAERAGFVREQAGARAKDVELAYTFVQIGLDDPDDLSVLRAVAPHLPDEELYATPTHLVGPIDAAADQVRSLHEELGFSYFTFLVQPTVNWHSLEKLLAALR
- a CDS encoding helix-turn-helix transcriptional regulator, which encodes MSDHRLSPSGNRADVREFLVSRRARISPDQVALPVSGQRRVPGLRREEVAMLAGVSVDWYTRLEKGHIRGVSQTVLDAVARVLQLDDEERSYLFDLAHAARPANRTVAAASPLPSTVQWLLDSMTLSAALVTDERHDVLAANSLARALYAPMFSSATTRESGRPNLVRYHFLDPGARDFYGNWNLTGDMLVASLRTEAGRSPHDIETRELVGELTTASAGFRARWNTHNILLHARGTKIFRHPEAGRLSVSYHSLGLPVSVGLARQMCVCTAEPGSADEDKLTLLASLAAPHPPRAGAPADQRR
- a CDS encoding SMP-30/gluconolactonase/LRE family protein, which gives rise to MFTTRARWLAGGIVAALVLSPSVPAGAHYRRPVGRYVVPGDRAYPEGIVREPGTPYFYVGGMTDGTIWRGRIDQPRLEVFLPGGQDGRTSAVGMKITQGRLVVAGGTTGKVFVYRTRDRQLLHVFDSGARDGLVNDVAVAPNGDAYVTDSFRPVLYRITAAQLAKREIDQPLRTHVDFAGTPVRYDTGVNEEGINGNGLVVTPDGRFVLMADTNSQAFYRISTRTGAVDPIDLGGVTDIGADGLLLRDGTLYSVTSVFHPEGEISVLRLSKDYSRAQVQRRINGRGMDFPSTAAFDGDDLLVVNFQFQKAEPALPFTVVRVSLCTTAGLR
- a CDS encoding YbhB/YbcL family Raf kinase inhibitor-like protein yields the protein MNPFDRLPPVPAFDVTSAVAVDGKPLPLAQRSGAFGVPGGQDVSPDLTWSGAPAGTRSYAVTVFDADAPTMSGFWHWAVFDIPAAVTALPAGAGSGDGLPQGAVQLPNDARLPQYIGAAPPAGDGEHRYFITVHALDVEDLGVPAESTPAYLSFTMGGHTLARATVVATAETPAA
- a CDS encoding helix-turn-helix transcriptional regulator; amino-acid sequence: MPSPRSASRPELSAFLRAMRSRVRPADVGLREFGRRRTPGLRRQEVAELAAVSIDWYIRLEQGRVGVPGAAVLDAVAQALKLSETERHHLHLIARGEAPPGRHVPAPASESLRTMLHSMPMTPAWIVDLRFDILAHNAAAAAFFGPGFGVGKNATLPLFLDPGAREFQLDWSRIAREHVGNLRANLARHPGDPRLLELVTELRRQSGDFAAWWDDQTVQERTNGTKRILHPTGGVVHVRYDVLAVQDGSEQRLSVITPADAQAENALRAIVFAQSGLRAVP